In Pseudomonas fluorescens, a genomic segment contains:
- a CDS encoding FAD:protein FMN transferase, translated as MDNLRQLAIFWGCVLLAGCGGDALEHFGGPTMGSTYSIQYVRTSATPGPEAVQREVESILQTVDRQMSTYRSDSDIERFNQLPAHSCQPMPASILQLVRTGEQLSQASDGAFDLTVEPLINLWGFGPQARQVKVPDAATLAQAREQVGYQHLRIDGQQLCKDAAVEIDFNSIAAGYAVDRIAERLAALGIRSYLAEATGELKAAGRKPDGSAWRIALEEPRDDLQVAEKIINVDGFGVSTSGDYRNYFQQDGRRYSHTLDARTGAPITHQLASVTVLHPSALMADGLSTLLLILGPQQGWDYAEQHQVAAFFVMREGDGFVTRSNSAFEQLTAVKP; from the coding sequence ATGGACAACCTGAGGCAACTGGCGATTTTTTGGGGATGTGTGCTGCTGGCAGGGTGTGGCGGCGACGCGCTGGAGCACTTTGGCGGCCCGACCATGGGCAGTACGTATTCAATCCAGTACGTCAGGACATCCGCTACCCCGGGGCCGGAGGCGGTCCAGCGCGAGGTGGAAAGCATCCTGCAAACCGTCGACCGGCAGATGTCGACCTACCGCAGTGACTCCGATATCGAGCGTTTCAATCAATTGCCGGCCCACAGTTGCCAGCCCATGCCCGCATCGATCCTGCAACTGGTGCGCACCGGCGAGCAATTGTCCCAGGCCAGTGACGGTGCCTTTGACCTGACCGTCGAGCCGCTGATCAACCTGTGGGGCTTCGGCCCCCAGGCTCGCCAGGTCAAAGTCCCCGACGCCGCGACCCTGGCCCAGGCCCGCGAGCAGGTCGGCTACCAACACCTGCGTATCGATGGCCAGCAGTTGTGCAAGGACGCCGCCGTCGAAATTGACTTCAACAGTATCGCCGCCGGCTATGCGGTGGACCGCATTGCCGAGCGCCTGGCTGCCCTGGGCATCCGCAGCTACCTGGCCGAGGCCACCGGCGAACTCAAGGCGGCCGGGCGAAAACCTGATGGTTCGGCGTGGCGCATTGCGCTTGAAGAGCCGCGGGATGACCTGCAGGTCGCGGAAAAAATCATCAACGTTGACGGCTTCGGTGTGTCCACATCGGGTGACTATCGTAATTATTTCCAGCAGGATGGTCGGCGTTATTCCCACACCCTCGATGCGCGCACCGGCGCACCGATCACTCATCAACTGGCGTCGGTGACCGTGTTGCACCCATCGGCGCTGATGGCCGACGGGCTGTCCACGCTGCTGCTGATCCTCGGGCCGCAGCAAGGCTGGGACTACGCCGAGCAGCACCAGGTGGCAGCATTTTTTGTGATGCGCGAGGGGGATGGCTTCGTCACACGCAGTAACAGCGCATTCGAGCAGTTGACGGCGGTGAAACCGTAA